A part of Ziziphus jujuba cultivar Dongzao chromosome 8, ASM3175591v1 genomic DNA contains:
- the LOC107413886 gene encoding GDSL esterase/lipase At2g40250, with protein MEEKNPVFLVSISFAFLISFSVQTINASPSIPSLYAFGDSTLDSGNNDGLNTLFHSNHPPYGRDFPGHLATGRFSNGKLATDYMVSNLGLKELLPAYLDRNLTGGDLLTGVSFASAGSGLDELTIDLTKAFDMWKQLDYFHEALRRIKREVGGMKSRNLVEKALFVISVGTNDMLFNYYDLPRRRLEYSVSEYQDFLLQELESFIRRLHRQGARRFAVAGLPPIGCLPMQVTLRSVEHMLGRVCVEQQNNDSRAYNTKLQLSLLKSQASLHKAKIVYLDAYNVMMDMFTNPHKYGFDRTLEGCCGTGLIELGPLCNELVWSCSDASKYIFWDSVHPTQAAYLIIANAFQKTVLSHFNH; from the exons atggaGGAAAAAAACCCCGTTTTCCTTGTATCCATCTCTTTTGCATTCTTGATTTCCTTCTCAGTTCAAACTATCAATGCATCTCCGTCAATACCTTCCCTTTATGCCTTTGGCGATTCAACCCTCGATTCCGGCAACAACGACGGCCTGAATACACTCTTCCACAGCAACCATCCGCCATACGGCCGGGACTTCCCGGGACACCTCGCCACCGGTAGGTTCTCTAATGGAAAGCTTGCAACAGACTACATGGTCTCCAATCTAGGTCTCAAGGAGTTGTTGCCGGCTTACCTGGACCGGAACCTGACCGGCGGTGACTTGCTCACCGGAGTGAGTTTTGCGTCAGCAGGTTCCGGTTTAGATGAACTGACAATAGATCTTACTAAGGCTTTCGATATGTGGAAACAGTTGGATTATTTTCATGAAGCCTTGAGAAGGATAAAGAGAGAGGTTGGGGGGATGAAAAGTAGGAATTTGGTGGAAAAGGCATTGTTTGTGATCAGTGTTGGTACCAATGATATGTTGTTTAATTACTATGATCTTCCTCGGAGGAGGCTTGAGTATTCTGTTTCTGAGTATCAGGATTTTCTGCTCCAAGAGCTTGAATCTTTCATTCGG AGGCTCCATAGGCAAGGTGCACGGCGGTTTGCAGTGGCAGGTCTTCCACCCATCGGATGCTTACCGATGCAAGTCACTCTGCGCAGCGTCGAACACATGCTTGGCCGTGTGTGTGTAGAGCAGCAGAACAATGACTCTCGGGCCTACAATACCAAACTCCAACTCAGTCTTCTTAAGTCGCAAGCCTCCTTGCACAAAGCCAAAATTGTCTATTTGGACGCTTACAATGTCATGATGGATATGTTTACCAACCCACATAAATATG GATTTGATCGAACACTTGAAGGGTGCTGCGGGACGGGGTTGATAGAGCTTGGTCCTCTGTGTAATGAGCTTGTATGGTCGTGTTCAGAtgcatctaaatatatattttgggattCCGTTCACCCTACTCAAGCAGCCTACTTAATTATAGCTAATGCATTTCAGAAAACTGTGCTTTCACACTTTAATCATTAG
- the LOC107413888 gene encoding putative Myb family transcription factor At1g14600 produces the protein MVRSDDSSEVSRPSPSKENEPEDDYDQQLDNDSQRLKNGGSSSNSTAEENAKTGASGSVRQYVRSKTPRLRWTPDLHLCFVHAVERLGGQDRATPKLVLQLMNIKGLSIAHVKSHLQMYRSKKIEDPNQVLSEQGFFMEGGDHHIYNFSQLPMLQSFNQWPSNSALRYGDSYRRGHDHQIYFPYSGRAALGSSRHGLYGSAADRMLRNNNIATSSSSNLSPLNNPSFNKIATWRRNQAQDEYLSFHRSWQEPVRPNSSSMEANLHHQAISLKNNGSITTNSRTIQEAGQNPLKRKSSESDCDLDLNLSLKIRPKDDELVVYEKGLEGHEEVLSSTLSLSLSSTSSSKLSRVKEKGGDHQDRKQARRMATSTFDLTL, from the exons ATGGTGAGAAGTGACGATAGTTCCGAAGTTTCCAGACCAAGCCCTTCAAAGGAGAACGAACCCGAGGATGACTATGATCAGCAGCTCGACAACGATAGCCAGCGGCTGAAGAATGGTGGAAGCTCAAGCAATAGCACAGCAGAAGAGAATGCAAAGACGGGAGCTTCTGGATCTGTAAGGCAGTATGTTCGTTCCAAGACACCAAGGCTCCGATGGACTCCTGATCTCCATCTTTGCTTTGTTCATGCAGTTGAAAGACTAGGTGGACAAGATA GAGCAACACCTAAGTTGGTTCTTCAATTGATGAACATAAAGGGTCTAAGCATAGCTCATGTCAAGAGCCATCTTCAA ATGTACAGGAGTAAGAAGATAGAAGATCCGAATCAAG TTCTATCAGAGCAAGGGTTTTTCATGGAAGGAGGAGACCACCATATTTACAACTTCAGCCAACTCCCTATGCTACAAAGTTTTAACCAATGGCCTTCTAATTCGGCTTTAAG ATATGGAGATTCTTATCGGCGAGGTCACGATCACCAGATTTATTTCCCTTATTCAGGAAGAGCAGCTCTTGGTAGTTCAAGACATGGACTATATGGTTCAGCCGCTGACAGAATGCTCAGAAACAATAACATTGCCACTTCTTCAAGTAGTAATCTTTCACCACTAAACAATCCTTCTTTCAACAAAATTGCTACTTGGAGAAGAAATCAAGCTCAGGACGAGTACCTTTCGTTTCATAGATCTTGGCAAGAGCCAGTTAGACCGAATTCATCATCAATGGAAGCTAACCTTCATCATCAAgcaatttctttaaagaacaaTGGGTCTATTACTACAAATAGTAGAACAATTCAAGAAGCTGGTCAAAACCCATTGAAAAGAAAGAGTTCGGAATCGGATTGTGACTTAGATTTGAATTTATCTCTGAAAATAAGACCAAAAGATGATGAACTAGTAGTTTATGAGAAGGGTTTGGAAGGTCATGAAGAAGTGCTTAGTAGTACTTTGTCTCTTTCTCTGTCTTCAACTTCATCCTCGAAGCTTAGCAGGGTAAAAGAAAAAGGTGGTGATCATCAAGATAGGAAGCAAGCTAGGAGGATGGCAACAAGTACTTTTGATCTGACTTTATGA